In Chroicocephalus ridibundus chromosome 4, bChrRid1.1, whole genome shotgun sequence, one genomic interval encodes:
- the LOC134514561 gene encoding astacin-like metalloendopeptidase isoform X1 has product MDLKMFLIFTAFLLHPALGFPIQENYENSTTTTEPTEVTTQEDIYESPSPTETYSEDEVIFNRILKVNKDSSQYLQEGDIAPQRRRSAINCRHCNWPQSSDGIVRVPYVLDPTYEESHIKGIHDAMAEFETLTCINFVKRKTERDYLSIKSADGCWSNYGKVGGGQTVSVMKGGCMWKGIIQHELDHALGFLHEHSRSDRDKHVKIMWDYISPADRSDFKKFENSNNLGLPYDYSSVMHYGPYTFSNTTGKATIVPIPDESVPIGQRQGLSNLDVAKINKLYNCSRCSTILDAASGSLRSDNYPRNYSDNTNCVWLIRTRSRKISLHFQAFELQTTRGCQGDYVKVYDGSSKSSAVLMDKTCGSKLPNDVVASSNLMLVEFVTDGADTASGFQAIFTSERTRRKPGIHN; this is encoded by the exons ATGGATCTGAAGATGTTCCTAATCTTCACTGCATTTCTGCTTcaccctgccctgggcttccCTATTCAG GAGAACTATGAAAACAGCACAACAA CAACAGAACCTACTGAG GTTACTACACAAGAGGATATATACG AATCTCCATCGCCTACAGAGACCTACTCTGAGGATGAAGTTATTTTTAACAGAATTCTGAAAGTTAACAAAG ACAGCTCTCAGTACTTGCAAGAAGGTGACATAGCTCCACAAAGGAGACGCAGTGCCATCAACTGTCGCCATTGCAATTGGCCCCAGTCCAGCGATGGGATTGTTCGTGTTCCCTATGTCTTGGATCCTACTTACG aggagagccacataAAGGGGATTCATGATGCCATGGCAGAATTTGAAACACTGACTTGTATTAATTTTGTGAAGCGCAAGACAGAACGTGACTACCTCAGCATTAAATCTGCCGATGG CTGCTGGTCCAACTACGGGAAAGTAGGAGGTGGACAGACTGTCTCTGTGATGAAAGGAGGCTGCATGTGGAAGGGAATAATTCAACATGAACTGGACCATGCTCTGGGCTTTTTGCATGAACATTCTCGAAGTGACAGGGATAAACATGTAAAGATCATGTGGGACTACATCAGTCCGG CTGACCGATCAGACTTCAAGAAGTTTGAAAACTCCAACAACCTGGGTCTTCCGTATGACTATTCCTCAGTAATGCACTATGGCCC ATACACTTTCTCTAATACCACTGGGAAAGCAACTATTGTACCAATTCCTGATGAATCAGTACCTATTGGACAGAGGCAGGGACTGAGCAACTTGGACGTGGCCAAAATCAACAAACTTTACAATTGCA GTCGATGCAGCACCATTCTCGACGCAGCATCTGGATCACTGAGATCTGACAACTACCCAAGAAATTACTCAGATAACACCAACTGTGTCTGGCTCATCCGAACTCGATCCAGAAAG ATCTCCCTGCACTTTCAAGCCTTTGAGCTGCAAACAACCCGAGGCTGTCAGGGTGATTACGTTAAAGTTTATGATGGATCCAGCAAGTCTTCTGCAGTTCTAATGGACAAGACCTGTGGATCAAAGTTACCCAATGACGTAGTTGCTTCTAGTAATCTCATGCTCGTAGAGTTTGTCACAGATGGTGCTGATACAGCTTCTGGTTTCCAAGCAATCTTTACTTCCG AGAGGACCCGAAGAAAACCTGGCATCCACAACTGA
- the LOC134514561 gene encoding astacin-like metalloendopeptidase isoform X2, giving the protein MKTAQQVTTQEDIYESPSPTETYSEDEVIFNRILKVNKDSSQYLQEGDIAPQRRRSAINCRHCNWPQSSDGIVRVPYVLDPTYEESHIKGIHDAMAEFETLTCINFVKRKTERDYLSIKSADGCWSNYGKVGGGQTVSVMKGGCMWKGIIQHELDHALGFLHEHSRSDRDKHVKIMWDYISPADRSDFKKFENSNNLGLPYDYSSVMHYGPYTFSNTTGKATIVPIPDESVPIGQRQGLSNLDVAKINKLYNCSRCSTILDAASGSLRSDNYPRNYSDNTNCVWLIRTRSRKISLHFQAFELQTTRGCQGDYVKVYDGSSKSSAVLMDKTCGSKLPNDVVASSNLMLVEFVTDGADTASGFQAIFTSERTRRKPGIHN; this is encoded by the exons ATGAAAACAGCACAACAA GTTACTACACAAGAGGATATATACG AATCTCCATCGCCTACAGAGACCTACTCTGAGGATGAAGTTATTTTTAACAGAATTCTGAAAGTTAACAAAG ACAGCTCTCAGTACTTGCAAGAAGGTGACATAGCTCCACAAAGGAGACGCAGTGCCATCAACTGTCGCCATTGCAATTGGCCCCAGTCCAGCGATGGGATTGTTCGTGTTCCCTATGTCTTGGATCCTACTTACG aggagagccacataAAGGGGATTCATGATGCCATGGCAGAATTTGAAACACTGACTTGTATTAATTTTGTGAAGCGCAAGACAGAACGTGACTACCTCAGCATTAAATCTGCCGATGG CTGCTGGTCCAACTACGGGAAAGTAGGAGGTGGACAGACTGTCTCTGTGATGAAAGGAGGCTGCATGTGGAAGGGAATAATTCAACATGAACTGGACCATGCTCTGGGCTTTTTGCATGAACATTCTCGAAGTGACAGGGATAAACATGTAAAGATCATGTGGGACTACATCAGTCCGG CTGACCGATCAGACTTCAAGAAGTTTGAAAACTCCAACAACCTGGGTCTTCCGTATGACTATTCCTCAGTAATGCACTATGGCCC ATACACTTTCTCTAATACCACTGGGAAAGCAACTATTGTACCAATTCCTGATGAATCAGTACCTATTGGACAGAGGCAGGGACTGAGCAACTTGGACGTGGCCAAAATCAACAAACTTTACAATTGCA GTCGATGCAGCACCATTCTCGACGCAGCATCTGGATCACTGAGATCTGACAACTACCCAAGAAATTACTCAGATAACACCAACTGTGTCTGGCTCATCCGAACTCGATCCAGAAAG ATCTCCCTGCACTTTCAAGCCTTTGAGCTGCAAACAACCCGAGGCTGTCAGGGTGATTACGTTAAAGTTTATGATGGATCCAGCAAGTCTTCTGCAGTTCTAATGGACAAGACCTGTGGATCAAAGTTACCCAATGACGTAGTTGCTTCTAGTAATCTCATGCTCGTAGAGTTTGTCACAGATGGTGCTGATACAGCTTCTGGTTTCCAAGCAATCTTTACTTCCG AGAGGACCCGAAGAAAACCTGGCATCCACAACTGA